The following proteins are encoded in a genomic region of Alnus glutinosa chromosome 8, dhAlnGlut1.1, whole genome shotgun sequence:
- the LOC133875617 gene encoding LOB domain-containing protein 25-like, translating to MASSSSSSYNSPCAACKFLRRKCTPGCIFAPYFPPEEPQKFANVHKIFGASNVTKLLNELLPHQREDAVNSLAYEAEARVRDPVYGCVGAISFLQRQVQRLQKELDAANSDLIRFACSEINPTAALPPPPMNTPRPRSIDHQFSRRIGNEGGGFYHQQPPAFPLPNYPLPWNDSPSGNINDGGEGSM from the coding sequence ATGGCTTCATCATCATCCAGCTCCTACAATTCGCCCTGTGCCGCCTGTAAGTTCTTGAGGAGAAAATGCACTCCCGGTTGCATCTTTGCGCCCTACTTCCCACCAGAGGAACCCCAAAAATTTGCCAATGTTCACAAAATCTTTGGTGCAAGCAATGTGACAAAGCTCCTAAATGAGCTTCTCCCCCACCAGAGAGAGGATGCAGTGAACTCTCTGGCCTATGAGGCTGAGGCACGTGTAAGGGACCCCGTTTATGGCTGTGTTGGTGCTATCTCATTCCTTCAGAGACAAGTTCAAAGGCTCCAGAAGGAACTTGATGCAGCCAATTCTGATTTGATCCGGTTTGCTTGCAGTGAGATTAATCCAACGGCTGCTTTGCCTCCACCGCCAATGAATACTCCTCGGCCAAGATCAATTGATCATCAGTTTAGTAGAAGAATTGGTAATGAAGGAGGAGGGTTTTATCATCAGCAGCCTCCTGCTTTCCCTCTTCCTAATTATCCTCTTCCATGGAATGATAGTCCTTCGGGGAACATCAACGATGGAGGGGAAGGCAGTATGTGA
- the LOC133874772 gene encoding putative pentatricopeptide repeat-containing protein At1g64310, translating into MFFHHHFLHLELSKIYQSLSRTKQLHAFIIKTHLLDPFYATRIVRFYANNNDICAARNLFDKTPHRSVFLWNSIIRAYAQVHNFGEALSLFNMMLKTESKPDSFSFACIIRACSEDFNLDALRLVHGGVILSGLGLDPICSSAFVTAYSKLGLVDEASRVFDGIVEPDLVMWNSMISGYGYCGFWDKGLVLFSKMRSKGRRPDGYTVVGLLSGLAYSSLLSIGQGIHGFCLKTAFHSNAHVGSVLVSMYSRCKCMDSAYRVFCNLFQPDLVTWSALITGYSQSGDYEKALCFFKKLNIESKKADTILIASVLAATTQLANVGPGCEIHGYVLRHGFESDLMVSSSLIDMYFKCGFVGLGIRVFETTPKRNVVSYNSVISGLGLHGLASQAFKVFEEILEKGLVPDESTFSALLCACCHAGLVQDGQEIFRKMKDEFQTQARTEHYVYMVKLFGMAGKLEEAYNLILSLPEPVDCGIWGALLSCCDACGNSNLAEIVAQRLFEDNPEKNSYRIMLSNIYASDGRWDGVQKLRNDMTGGELRKIPGVSWIAGSSN; encoded by the coding sequence ATGTTCTTTCACCACCATTTTCTTCACTTAGAACTCTCCAAGATTTACCAATCCCTGTCAAGAACCAAACAGCTGCATGCTTTTATCATAAAGACCCACCTCCTTGACCCATTTTATGCAACCAGAATAGTAAGATTTTATGCTAACAATAACGACATTTGCGCTGCGCGCAACCTGTTCGACAAAACGCCCCACCGGAGTGTGTTTCTTTGGAATTCAATAATTCGAGCATATGCGCAAGTCCACAACTTTGGTGAAGCATTATCTCTCTTTAACATGATGCTTAAAACTGAAAGTAAACCTGatagtttttcttttgcttgtaTTATACGGGCGTGTTCTGAGGACTTCAATTTAGATGCGCTGAGACTTGTTCATGGAGGAGTAATACTTTCTGGGTTGGGATTGGATCCCATTTGTAGTAGTGCATTTGTGACGGCTTATTCGAAACTGGGTCTGGTTGATGAAGCCAGTAGGGTATTTGATGGGATAGTTGAGCCGGATTTGGTGATGTGGAATTCGATGATTTCTGGTTATGGATATTGTGGATTTTGGGATAAAGGGCTAGTGCTGTTCAGTAAAATGAGAAGTAAGGGGAGGCGGCCGGATGGATATACAGTAGTCGGGTTGCTCTCAGGTTTAGCATATTCCAGCTTGCTGAGTATTGGCCAAGGAATACATGGATTTTGTCTAAAAACTGCCTTCCATTCTAATGCTCATGTAGGCAGTGTACTTGTGAGCATGTACTCGAGATGTAAGTGCATGGATTCTGCATATagagttttttgtaatttgttcCAACCTGATTTAGTTACATGGTCTGCTTTAATAACTGGATATTCGCAATCTGGAGATTATGAGAAGGCTCTGTGTTTCTTCAAGAAACTGAACATAGAAAGTAAGAAGGCGGATACCATTTTGATTGCCAGTGTACTGGCAGCTACTACTCAATTAGCAAATGTAGGGCCTGGTTGTGAGATACACGGTTATGTACTTAGACATGGATTTGAATCGGATCTAATGGTCTCCTCTTCCCTCATAGACATGTATTTCAAGTGTGGTTTTGTGGGCTTGGGAATTCGTGTCTTTGAGACTACGCCAAAAAGGAATGTAGTTTCTTACAATTCAGTAATTTCAGGTCTTGGTTTGCATGGACTTGCCTCTCAGGCATTCAAAGTGTTTGAAGAGATACTGGAGAAAGGGTTAGTACCTGACGAATCGACTTTCTCTGCTCTCCTTTGTGCTTGCTGCCACGCTGGCCTTGTCCAAGATGGCCaggaaattttcagaaaaatgaaagatgaattTCAAACTCAAGCTAGAACTGAGCATTATGTTTACATGGTAAAACTCTTCGGGATGGCTGGTAAGTTGGAAGAGGCTTACAATCTTATTCTGTCTTTGCCAGAACCAGTGGATTGTGGCATCTGGGGAGCCCTTTTATCATGCTGTGATGCATGTGGAAATTCCAATCTGGCAGAAATTGTAGCTCAGCGGCTTTTTGAAGATAATCCTGAGAAAAATTCTTATAGAATCATGCTTTCTAACATATATGCATCTGATGGGAGGTGGGATGGTGTGCAGAAGCTGAGGAATGATATGACAGGAGGAGAACTGAGGAAAATTCCTGGGGTTAGCTGGATTGCAGGCAGTAGTAATTAA